One Streptomyces dangxiongensis genomic window, GGGCCGGACCGCCGGTGCCCGAACAGGGAGGAGCTGGACGCCATGTCCGACCGCGACCCGCAGCCGGTGGAGCGTCAACTGCCCACGGAAGAGGCGAGGGATCTGCTCGCCCTCGTCCGGGACATCGCCCGGCGTGAGATCGCCCCGCAGGCCGCGGAGGAGGAGGACGCGGGCCGCTTCCCGCGCGAGATCTTCACCCTCCTCTCCGAATCCAGCCTGCTCGGCCTGCCGTACGCCTCCGAGTACGGCGGCGGCGACCAGCCCTACGAGGTCTACCTCCAGGTCCTGGAGGAGCTGGCCGCGGCCCGGCTCACCGTCGGCCTCGGCGTCAGCGTCCACACCCTCGCCTCCTACGCCCTCGCCGCGTACGGCACCAAGCAGCAGCAGGTCGAGCACCTGCCCGCGATGCTCGGTGGCAGCCTGCTCGGCGCCTACTGCCTCTCCGAGCCGTCCTCCGGCTCCGACGCGGCCTCCCTGCGCACCAGGGCCGTCCGGGAGGGCGACGGCTGGGTGATCGACGGCACCAAGGCCTGGATCACGCACGGTGGCATCGCCGACTTCTACACCGTGATGGCCCGCACCGGCGAGGACGGCCCCCGCGGCATCACCGCCTTCCTCGTGCCCGGCGACGCTCCCGGCCTGAGCGGCGCCGCGCCGGAGAAGAAGATGGGCATGAAGGGCTCGCCCACCGCCCAGGTCCACTTCGACGGCGTCCGGGTCCCCGACGACCGGCGGATCGGCGAGGAGGGCCAGGGCTTCGCCATCGCCCTGGCCGCCCTGGACTCCGGCCGGCTGGGCATCGCGGCCTGCGCGATCGGCCTCGCCCAGGCCGCGCTGGACGAGGCGGTCGGCTACGCCACGCAGCGCCGGCAGTTCGGCCGGCCCGTCGCCGACTTCCAGGGCCTGCGCTTCATGCTCGCGGACATGGCCACGCAGATCGAGGCCGGCCGCGCTCTCTACCTGGCCGCGGCCCGCCTGCGCGACGCGGGCCGGCCGTTCGCCAAGCAGGCCGCCATGGCCAAGCTGCACTGCACGGACACGGCCATGAAGGTCACCACGGACGCCGTGCAGATCCTCGGCGGCTACGGTTACACCGCCGACTTCCCGGCCGAGCGCTACATGCGCGAGGCCAAGGTCCTTCAGATAGTCGAGGGCACCAACCAGATCCAGCGCATGGTCATCGCACGTCACGTGGCGGGACCCGAGGGTCGCTGAACTGCCCCCGCAGCACCGTCGGGGCCGCCAGCCTGGTCCACTCCGGGTCATGGCGGCCCGGCAGGGCCCGGCCCCGGTCGGCCCAGCTCCGCAGGAGATCACGGTAGATGGGCGGGTCCTGCGGCACCGCCGGCGGAACCGATTCTGCGGGGCGCGGGACGAACGTGCGGCGCTGATACCCGGTCGCCGAGTCCATGAGGCTCATGCCCGGGCAACGCGGCGGCGGCCGGACAGGTCACCGCCGGGCGGAATCGGGCGTCAGTTCACGCAGGTCCCTTTCCAGCTCCCGCCGTCCGCGCCGTCCCGGCGGTCCGGGCGCGCCGCTCCCCGCACCACGCCGGCCCGCGCACCGTGCGTGGTGCGGGGAAGCGGGTACGGGGAGGGGGCGGGCCGCCGCCCGGATGCGTCAGGCGGCCTCGCGGCGCATCGCCGGTACACGCATCGGGCGCGAGCCCGGCCCGCCGACGTGCGAGAAGGGCTGTGTCCGCCAGTCCAGCCCCTGGGGGAGCGTCAGCAGGAGAGCGGTGTCCTGCTCCTGCGGTTCGTACGACTCGTCCGCCGGGCGGGCGTCGGCCGCGGCGCGGCCCGTGCCCGCGCACACCGTCAGCCCGAACGGGTTCCACGGCGAGGCGCACAGCGCGTGCTCCGGCAGGACCTCCTCGTCCGCCAGCAGCGCGATCGGCTGTGCGCAGTCCGGGCAGATCACCCGGTACATCTCGAAGGTGTCGTAGGCGTCCAGTTCCTCGTCGAAGAGGTCGTCGGGTTCGACGCCCTTCGGCTCGGGCTCGAGGACCGGCTGTCGACGCGTGGACGCGGAACGATCAGGGTGGCTGACACTCTGCATGGGTTTCTCCCCCTAAGACTGGGCCGTGACGGCACTGCGGTCTCGACCACAGCAAGCACTTCCCGTCCCGTCCCGGCGGTAATCACGAGAACATCACGGAGCCCACACCGGACGTGTGGCGTTGGTCACATGCCGCGTGCAGATGCCCGTCCCGGTACGTTTTCCACCCCGCAGGGAATGACCTGCGCCTTTCAGGTATCCGAGGAGATCAGGCGCACTGTAGGTTTTGGCGGCATGGAGGAGCTGGACCGTCAGATCGTGCAGTTGCTCGTCGTAGACGGGCGGATGAGCTACACAGACCTGGGCAAGGCCACGGGCCTGTCCACGTCGGCCGTGCACCAGCGGGTGCGCCGGCTGGAACAGCGTGGCGTCATCCGCGGCTATGCCGGGGTGGTCGACCCCGAGGCCGTCGGGCTGCCGCTCACCGCGTTCATCTCGGTGAAACCGTTCGACCCCAGCGCCCCCGACGACATCGCGGAGCGCCTCGCCGGCGTTCCCGAGATCGAGGCCTGCCACAGCGTGGCCGGCGACGAGAACTACATCCTCAAGGTGCGCGTCGCCACCCCGCACGAGCTGGAGGAACTGCTGGCCCGGGTGCGCAGCCTCGCCGGCGTCTCCACCCGCACCACCGTGGTGCTGTCCACCCCGTACGAGGCGCGCGCCCCGAAGATCTGACCGGCCCGCCCCGGTGCCCGGCGAAGGCCGCGCACGCGAGAGACTGTGCGTCATGAGTGAGCAGTCCGCCGAGCCCCAGACCGTCCTCCTGCGCCGCGGGGAGGTGCACAGCCCCGGCGACCCCTTCGCCACCGCGATGGTGGTGGAGCGCGGTCAGGTCGCCTGGGTCGGCTCCGAGGGCGCCGCCGACGCCTTCGCCGACGGCGTGGACGAGGTGGTCGACCTCGACGGCGCCCTCGTCACCCCGGCCTTCACCGACGCCCATGTGCACACCACCGCCACGGGCCTCGCCCTGACCGGCCTCGACCTGTCCGGCGCCCCCTCCCTGGAGGCGGCCCTCGCCCGCATCCGCGAGTTCGCCGCCGCCCGACCCGGTGACCGGGTCCTGCTGGGCCACGGCTGGGACGCCGCCCGCTGGCCCGGCGGACGCCCGCCGGCCCGTGCGGAGCTGGACGACGCGACCGGCGGGCGCCCGCTGTACCTGTCCCGCATCGACGTGCACTCGGCGGTCGTCACCACCGCCCTGCTGGACCTGGTCCCCGGCGGCGTCCCCCGCGAGGACGTTCCGCTCACCGGGGACGCCCACCACGCCGTGCGCGAGGCCGCTCTCGCCGCCGTCACCCCGGCCCAGCGCGCCGAGGCCCAGCGCACCGCCCTGGCCCACGCCGCCTCCCTGGGTATCGGCACGGTCCACGAGTGCGGCGGCCCGCAGATCTCCTCCGAGGACGACTTCACCGCCCTGCTGGCACTCGCCACCGCGGCGCCGGGCCCCCGCGTCGTCGGCTACTGGGCGGAACAGGACCCCGCGAAGGCCCGCGAGCTGGGCGCGGCCGGTGCCGCGGGCGACCTCTTCGCCGACGGCGCCCTCGGTTCGCACACCGCGTGCCTGCACGAGCCCTACGCCGACGCCGGCCACACCGGCACCGTGTACCTGGACGCCGACGCCGTCGCCGCCCACGTCCTCGGCTGCACGGAGGCCGGCCTCCAGGCGGGCTTCCACGCCATCGGCGACGCCGCCGTGTCCGCCGTGGTCGACGGCGTGCGCGCCGCCGCCGAGAAGGCGGGCCTCGCCCGGATCCGCGCCGCCCGGCACCGCGTCGAGCACGCCGAGATGCTCACCCCCGAGACCATCGCCGGCTTCGCCGAGCTGGGCCTGATCGCCTCCGTCCAGCCCGCCTTCGACGCGCTGTGGGGCGGCGAGGACGGCATGTACGCCCGGCGGCTGGGCGCCGAGCGGGCCCGTACCCTGAACCCGTACGCCGCCCTGCTGCGCTCCGGCGTACCGCTCGCGTTCGGCTCGGACAGCCCGGTCACCCCGCTCGACCCGTGGGGCACGGTCCGCGCCGCCGCCTTCCACCGCACACCCGAGCACCGGATCTCCGTCCGCGCCGCGTTCACGGCGCACACGCGGGGCGGCTGGCGGGCCGTCGGCCGCGACGACGCCGGTGTCCTCGTCCCGGGCGCGCCCGCGGACTACGCCGTCTGGCGGACCGACGAGCTGATCGTCCAGGCCCCCGACGACCGGGTCGCCCGCTGGTCCACCGACCCGCGCTCGGGCACCCCCGGTCTGCCCGACCTCAGCCCCGGCCGCGACCTGCCGGTCTGCCTGCGCACCGTGGTGGGCGGCCGGACGGTGTTCGTACGGCCGGGCGAGTGATCTCCGGGGGCGGCGCGGCGGCGCCCGGCCGCCGCGGGCCCGCCGCCCACCTGCGCATCCTCCCCGCCAATTGCGCCGCGTCAGCGGTCTTCGCAGGTCAGACGGCTGTTGACAGTCGACGGCGGGGGGCCGGTAGGTTCGGCCGAGTCCACCACCGGACGCCCGACCGTGGAGCGTTCGGACACCTGTCGCAGCGCCGCTGGGTCAGGGTCGGTGTGCCGTACCGGGCACCGTCGCCGGGAGCCAGGCTCAGCGCCTGCGCCGACGGGGAACGTCAAGCTGGTCGGCCAGGTGTGACCCGGGTGGGGCCCGGGCGCTCAGTAGACAACGGCTTCCGGTCGACCCGCAGCCAGCGGGTCCCGGGCCGGCCCGAAGGGCGCCGGGCCCCCCACCCGCCGTGCCACGGAGGTGGGACGGACGTAAGGTGAGGGGGCCGAAAAACGCGCTCTTACCCCGTTCTTGTGCAATTGACACCACCGTACGCACGAGCCGCCGCGTCCTCCCAGGCCGGGGCCACTATGGTGGTCCCCTGTGTACGACATGAAGGGGCAGCAGTGAACGACGGCGACGGAACCCTCGCGGCCAAGGCCCAGGAGCGGCGGTTCGGCCCGCTCGGCACGGCCTTGGTGATCATTCCGACCTACAACGAGGCGGAGAACATCAGGCCCATCGTCGGCCGGGTACGCGAGGCCGTCCCCGACGCCCACGTGCTGATCGCGGACGACAACAGCCCCGACGGCACCGGCAAGATCGCCGACGAGCTGGCCGGCGCGGACGACCATGTCCAGGTGCTGCACCGCAAGGGCAAAGAGGGTCTCGGCGCCGCCTACCTCGCGGGTTTCCGCTGGGGCCTGGAGCGGGACTACGGCGTGCTGATCGAGATGGACGCCGACGGCTCCCACCAGCCCGAGGAACTGCCCCGGCTGCTCACCGCCCTGAAGGGCGCCGACCTCGTCCTCGGCTCCCGGTGGGTGCCCGGGGGCCGGGTGGTGAACTGGCCGAAGTCCCGGGAGTTCCTCTCCCGCGGCGGCTCCACCTACTCGCGGCTCCTGCTCGACGTGCCGATCCGCGACGTGACCGGCGGCTTCCGGGCCTTCCGCCGCGAGACCCTGGAGGGACTGGGCCTCACCGAGGTCTCCTCGCAGGGCTACTGCTTCCAGGTCGACCTCGCCCGCCGCGCCGTGAAGGCCGGCTACCACGTCGTCGAGGTCCCCATCACCTTCGTCGAGCGCGAACTCGGCGACTCCAAGATGAGCCGCGACATCGTGGTCGAGGCGCTCTGGCGGGTCACCGCCTGGGGGGTCGGCGACCGCCTCGGCAAGCTCACCGGCAAGGACAGGCAGGCCTGACCGGGGCCCTTCCCGGTCCCGCGCCGATCACTCCCTTATCCCGCGCTGAGCCGCCCCCAGGCACACTGGAAGCATGACGACTGGCGCTCCGACCTCCCCGTACACCGTCCGGCCCCGGCGCTCCCGGCTGCGCAGGTACGTGCCGCTGGGCCTCGCCGGGTGGCTGGTGCTCGAGATCTGGCTGCTGACCCTGGTCGCGGGTGCGGCGGGAGGCCTCGGCGTGCTCCTGCTCCTCATGGCGGGTGTCATGGCCGGCTCCGTGATCATCAAGCGGGCGGGCCGCCGCGCCTTCAAAAACCTCAACGAGGCGCTCCAGCGGGGCGGCTCGCCGGCGCGCGGCGGCGGCAACGGCCTGACGATGCTCGGCGGCCTGCTGCTGATGATCCCCGGCATGGTCTCGGACGCCGTCGGCCTCCTCCTGCTGCTCCCGCCGGTCCAGAGGGCCGTGAGCCGCCGCACCGAGAACGCCCTGGAGCGCAGGCTCCGCAAGGCGGCCCCGGGCGGCCTGGGTGACGCCTTCCAGCAGGCCCGCACCCACCGGCCCGAGGGCAAGGTGGTGCAGGGCGAGGTCATCCGGGAGAGCCGCCCCGAGCCGGGGGAGCAGCGGCCTGGGCTGACGCACTGACCCGGGCGGCACCGCCGTCCGGGACAGCACGAAACCGCGGGCGCCGTACGTCTTCACGTACGGCGCCCGCGGTTATTGGTGCTGTCTCGCGCTATGCGCTCTTGCGGCTGTCCCGGGGGTGAACGGCGATGTTCATCGCCCCAGAACGGAGAACCGCCAGACGCTCCTCGAGGACCTCTTCGAGTTCCTCGCGGGTGCGTCGCTCCATCAGCATGTCCCAATGGGTACGCGCGGGCTTGGCCTTCTTCTCTTCCGGGCCGTCGCCGTCCACCAGGAGTGCCTGGGCCCCGCAGACCTTGCACTCCCACTCCGGCGGGATCTCCGCCTCGACCGAGAAGGGCATCTCGAAGCGATGGCCCCTCTCACATGCGTACTCCACGGCCTGGCGCGGGGCCAGGTCGATGCCGCGGTCCGTCTCGTAGCTGGTCACCACGAGGCGCGTACCGCGAAGAGCTCGCTCACTCATGAATCGTGCCTCCCGGGCTTTGTCGCCCACAGGACAGGTGTCGCTGTCGTCGTCATCCGGTCAACGTCCGGTCGGCGGTAAAGATTCCCGTTCCGAGTCCCGTTCCGGGTCGTGCGTCACCGTCGTAGCCGCCCCTTGTTCTACCCACAGGCGCCCGGTTTGTCACATCTACTAGCAGATGTCACCCAGCGCTTCGGCATCTTTGACGCGCAGTAACGGTACGCCTGGCAGGCCAAACGCGTACACTACCGCCCTTTCACGCCGAGTGCTAACTCGACGCCAGATCCTTTCCGGTACCGGGTTCCCCGCCTCGCCGATCGCACGCCGTACCGGCACCCGTACGAGCAGCACGAAACCGATCACGAAGAAGGCCACCAGCGACACGATGGCCGATCGGTAGCTTCCGGTAAGCTGATTGGTCACCCCGAACAGTAGCGGGCCGAGCCAGCTCATCCCGCGGTCGCTCAGCTCGTACGCGGAGAAGTGCTCGGCCTCCTTGCCCGGCGGCACCAGGTGCGAGAACAGCGACCGGGACAGCGCCTGGCCGCCCCCCAGGACCAGGCCGATCCCAGCCGCCCCGTCGCCAGTGCCCCCGCCACGGCCAGCACCTGCACCAGCAGCACCGCCCCGATGAGCGTCGACTGCCCGAGTCCCAGCTCCTCGGAGCCGTAGACCGAGGCCTGCGAGATCACCGTCGGGATCCCGTCGTTGTACACGAGGTACGCCAGCAGGAACGCCAGCGTCAGCGGATGCCGTCGCAGGTCCCGGACCGTCGGCCGCCAGCCGCCGCGCACCGGGCGCCGCCGCCCCCGCCACGCGCGCCCGGCGGTCGCGCAGCCGGCGCAGCCGTACGAGCGTGAACGCGCCCCACCACAGGCCCGCCGAGGACAGGCAGACGCGGACCGCGGCCGACTCGGTCAGGCCGAAGGAGTCGTGCGCCGAGTACAGGACCAGATCGGCGACGAGGACCAGCGAGCCGGCCGCGTAGCCGAAGGCCCAGCCGCGCGAGGAGACGGCGTCGCGCTGCTCGGGCGGCGCGATCTGCGGCAGATAGGAGTTGTAGAGCATCATCCCGACGGACTGCGCCGCGTTGGCCACGACGAGCAGCGTCCCGCCGAGCAGGTACCGGTCGCCGTCCAGCAGGAACATGCCCGTGGTGGCCGCCGCCCCGGTGTACGCCGCCACGGCCAGCAGCGGCTTGCGGCGGCCCGTGCGGTCGGCCGCGCTGCCCACGAGGGGCATCACGACGACCGCCAGGAGCACCGAGAGGGACACCGAGTGGGACACCGAGTGGGCGAAGAAGGAGCCCGCCCGGACCGGGACGCCCAGCGGATGCACATAGCCGTCGCCGTCCGCCGCCCGCTCGGCGACCGAGGTGAGGTACGGGCCGAGGAAGACCGTGAGGACGCTGGTCGAGTAGACCGAGCACGCCCAGTCGTGGACGTACCAGCCGTGCCGCTCTCGTCTGGGTCCGGCGGCCTCGCCCGCCACCGGCGCACGCACGGTCTCCGTGCCCACCGCGCCCTCGCCTCCCCGCCGCAGTGCCGTGCGAAGGCGCGGGGCGGCCGGTCCGGGCGGTCAGACCCAGACGCCGCGGTCCTCCATGACCTTGCGCAACATGTCGATGTGGTCGGTCATGATGCCATCGACCCCGAGATCCAGGAGCCGGTGCACGCGCCGGGGTTCGTTGACCGTCCACACGTGCACGTGCAGCCCGCGCGCATGGGCGGCGCGCACGAAACGCTGGTCCACGACGGGCACCCCCGACTGCGCCTCGGGCACCTGCGCGGCCACGGCCGACCGGCGCACCGCGCCCGGCAGTCCCCAGGAGCGCAACCGCAGGTTCAGCACGCCGCGCGTCCCGAACGAGGTGGCCAGGCGCGGTCCGCCCAGCCGCTGGGCCCGCAGCACCCGCGCCTCCGAGAAGGAGCCCACGCACACCCTGTCCCAGGCGTCCGCTCGCTCGATCAGCCCCAGCAGGGGCCGCAGCGCCGGCTCCGCCTTGACGTCGACGTTCCAGCGCACCTCGGGGAAGGTGTCCAGCAGCTCCTCGAACAGCGGCACCGGTTCCCGGCCGCCCACGCGCACGTGCCGTATCTCCGCCCACGGCAGGTCGGCGATCCGGCCCGCCCCGTCGGTGACCCGGTCCAGGGTCGCGTCGTGGAAGGCGACCAGCCGGCCGTCCGCCGAGACGTGCACATCGGTCTCGATGTACCGGTAACCCAGTTCCACCGCGCGGTGGAACTGCGCCACGGTGTTCTCCAGACCGTCGGCGGCCCCGCCCCGATGGGCGAAGGCGATCGGGCCGGGATGGTCCAGGTACGGGTGGCGCGGGGCCGGTGTCGTGAGGGTCACGGACGCAGTATGGCCCCCTACGGTGTCGCCGTGGCGACCACCGCCCTGCCGGCCGGTGCCGCCGGCACGGCGAACACCCGCAGGAACCGCTGGACCAGCGGGCCGATCGCCACGGCGTACAGCAGGGTGCCCACGCCGATGGTGCCGCCCAGGACGAAACCGGTGACCACCACCGTCACCTCCACCGCCGTCCGCATCAGCCGGACCGACCGGCCGGTGCGCCGGTGCAGACCCGTCATCAGCCCGTCGCGCGGGCCGGGCCCGAAACTCGCCGCGATGTACAGACCGGTCGCCACGCCGTTCAGCGCGATCCCCGCCAGCATCAGCGGGACGCGTACGGCGAGGGAACGCACGTCCGGGACGAGCGCGAGCGTGCCGTCCATGGCGAGGCCGACCACGAAGACGTTGGAGACCGTGCCGAGCCCGGGCCGCTGGCGCAGCGGGATCCACAGCAGCAGCACCGCCGCGCCCACGATGATCGACACCGCCCCGATGCTCAGCCCGGTCAGCTCCGCGAGCCCCTGGTGCAGCACGTTCCAGGGCTCCAGACCCAGGCCCGCCGCCACCAGCAGCGCGGAACTCGCGCCGTAGAGCATGAGCCCGGTGTAGAGCTGGATCAACCGTCGTCCGACATGGCGGCCGGGAGCGGACACGACATACCCCCCTGGGTAGTGGAACTGGACTGACGCATGCCACTCTGTGGCTTGGGATGGAACGCCATCCATGGCCAATCCGGGGAAGGTGGACTGATCTTCATGGCGCAGTGGACCTCGGCGGTGGGAGCCGCACAACTCGCCAGGCTCCTCAATTCCCAACAGGACCGCCCGGCCGGCCCCGGCACCCGCCGTCCCCCCGCCTATCGTGCCCTCGCCGACGGCATCCGGCTGCTGGTGCTCGAGGGCCGCGTCCCGGTGGCCGCCCGCCTCCCCGCCGAACGCGAACTCGCCCTGTCCCTCTCCGTGAGCCGCACGACCGTCGCCGCGGCCTACGAGGCGCTGCGCGGCGAGGGCTTCCTGGAGTCCCGGCGCGGAGCCGGGAGCTGGACCGCCGTACCGGCCGGCAACCCGGTCCCCGCCCGGGGCCTGGAACCGCTGCCCCCGGAGGCCCTCGGCTCGATGATCGACCTGGGCTGCGCCTCGCTCCCGGCGCCCGAGCCGTGGCTCACCCGGGCCGTGCGGGGCGCCCTGGAGGAACTGCCGCCGTACGCCCACACACACGGCGACTACCCGGCCGGTCTGCCCGCCCTGCGCTCGATGATCGCCGAGCGGTACACCGCGAGCGGCATCCCCACCATGCCCGAGCAGATCATGGTGACGACCGGCGCGATGGGCGCCATGGACGCCATCTGCCATCTCTTCGCGGGCCGCGGCGAGCGCATCGCGGTGGAGTCCCCGTCCTACGCCAACATCCTCCAGCTCATGCGGGAGACGGGCGCCCGGCTCGTCCCCGTCGCGATGGCCGAGGGACTCTCCGGCTGGGACATGGACCGCTGGCGCCAGGTCCTGCGCGAGGCCGCACCCCGCATCGCCTATGTCGTCGCCGACTTCCACAACCCCACCGGGGCGCTCGCCGACGAGGACCAGCGGCGCCGGCTGGTGGACGCGGCCCGCTCGGCCGGCACGGTCCTCGTCGCCGACGAGACGATGACCGAGCTGTGGCTCGACGAGGAGTTCCGGGCCGGCGGCATGCCCCGGCCGGTGTGCGCCTTCGACCCGGCCGGCTCCACGGTGATCACGGTCGGCTCGGCCAGCAAGGCGTTCTGGGCGGGCATGCGCATCGGCTGGGTGCGGGCGGCGCCGGACGTCATCCGCAGCCTGGTCGCCGCCCGCGCGTACGCCGACCTGGGCACGCCGGTGGTGGAGCAGCTAGCCGTGAACTGGCTGTTCAGCACCGGGGGCTGGGAGCAGGCGGTCGACCTGCGCCGCGCCCAGGCCCGCGAGAACCGGGACGCCCTGGTGGCCGCGGTCCGCCGGGAACTGCCCAGTTGGGAGTTCGAGGTGCCGCGCGGTGGCCTGACCCTCTGGGTACGCGCCGGCGGCCTCTCCGGCTCCCGCCTCGCCGAAGCGGGCGAACGCACCGGCGTCCGCGTCCCCTCCGGCCCCCGCTTCGGCGTCGACGGCGCGTTCGAGGGCTACGTCCGGCTTCCGTTCACCGTCGGGGGAGCGGTGGCGGACGAGGCGGCTTCCCGGCTCGCCGCCGCGGCCCGGCTGGTGGAGTCGGGCGCGACGGGAGCGGGGGAGTCACCGCGGACGCTGGTGGCGTAGGGGGGCGCGTGACGGGCGCGCGTCGCCCGCGTGCTGCTGTCCGCGTCCCTGCGGGGGGCACCCGCGTGCTGCTCCGCGCCCCGTGGGGGTCGCCCGTGCGCTGGTGTCCGCGTCCCCGTGGGGTCGCCCGTGCGCCGCGGCTTCCCGGACAGCA contains:
- a CDS encoding acyl-CoA dehydrogenase family protein, whose protein sequence is MSDRDPQPVERQLPTEEARDLLALVRDIARREIAPQAAEEEDAGRFPREIFTLLSESSLLGLPYASEYGGGDQPYEVYLQVLEELAAARLTVGLGVSVHTLASYALAAYGTKQQQVEHLPAMLGGSLLGAYCLSEPSSGSDAASLRTRAVREGDGWVIDGTKAWITHGGIADFYTVMARTGEDGPRGITAFLVPGDAPGLSGAAPEKKMGMKGSPTAQVHFDGVRVPDDRRIGEEGQGFAIALAALDSGRLGIAACAIGLAQAALDEAVGYATQRRQFGRPVADFQGLRFMLADMATQIEAGRALYLAAARLRDAGRPFAKQAAMAKLHCTDTAMKVTTDAVQILGGYGYTADFPAERYMREAKVLQIVEGTNQIQRMVIARHVAGPEGR
- a CDS encoding SCO1417 family MocR-like transcription factor encodes the protein MAQWTSAVGAAQLARLLNSQQDRPAGPGTRRPPAYRALADGIRLLVLEGRVPVAARLPAERELALSLSVSRTTVAAAYEALRGEGFLESRRGAGSWTAVPAGNPVPARGLEPLPPEALGSMIDLGCASLPAPEPWLTRAVRGALEELPPYAHTHGDYPAGLPALRSMIAERYTASGIPTMPEQIMVTTGAMGAMDAICHLFAGRGERIAVESPSYANILQLMRETGARLVPVAMAEGLSGWDMDRWRQVLREAAPRIAYVVADFHNPTGALADEDQRRRLVDAARSAGTVLVADETMTELWLDEEFRAGGMPRPVCAFDPAGSTVITVGSASKAFWAGMRIGWVRAAPDVIRSLVAARAYADLGTPVVEQLAVNWLFSTGGWEQAVDLRRAQARENRDALVAAVRRELPSWEFEVPRGGLTLWVRAGGLSGSRLAEAGERTGVRVPSGPRFGVDGAFEGYVRLPFTVGGAVADEAASRLAAAARLVESGATGAGESPRTLVA
- a CDS encoding RNA polymerase-binding protein RbpA — protein: MSERALRGTRLVVTSYETDRGIDLAPRQAVEYACERGHRFEMPFSVEAEIPPEWECKVCGAQALLVDGDGPEEKKAKPARTHWDMLMERRTREELEEVLEERLAVLRSGAMNIAVHPRDSRKSA
- a CDS encoding polyprenol monophosphomannose synthase — translated: MNDGDGTLAAKAQERRFGPLGTALVIIPTYNEAENIRPIVGRVREAVPDAHVLIADDNSPDGTGKIADELAGADDHVQVLHRKGKEGLGAAYLAGFRWGLERDYGVLIEMDADGSHQPEELPRLLTALKGADLVLGSRWVPGGRVVNWPKSREFLSRGGSTYSRLLLDVPIRDVTGGFRAFRRETLEGLGLTEVSSQGYCFQVDLARRAVKAGYHVVEVPITFVERELGDSKMSRDIVVEALWRVTAWGVGDRLGKLTGKDRQA
- the fxsA gene encoding FxsA family membrane protein, producing MTTGAPTSPYTVRPRRSRLRRYVPLGLAGWLVLEIWLLTLVAGAAGGLGVLLLLMAGVMAGSVIIKRAGRRAFKNLNEALQRGGSPARGGGNGLTMLGGLLLMIPGMVSDAVGLLLLLPPVQRAVSRRTENALERRLRKAAPGGLGDAFQQARTHRPEGKVVQGEVIRESRPEPGEQRPGLTH
- a CDS encoding Lrp/AsnC family transcriptional regulator, whose translation is MEELDRQIVQLLVVDGRMSYTDLGKATGLSTSAVHQRVRRLEQRGVIRGYAGVVDPEAVGLPLTAFISVKPFDPSAPDDIAERLAGVPEIEACHSVAGDENYILKVRVATPHELEELLARVRSLAGVSTRTTVVLSTPYEARAPKI
- a CDS encoding glycerophosphodiester phosphodiesterase gives rise to the protein MTLTTPAPRHPYLDHPGPIAFAHRGGAADGLENTVAQFHRAVELGYRYIETDVHVSADGRLVAFHDATLDRVTDGAGRIADLPWAEIRHVRVGGREPVPLFEELLDTFPEVRWNVDVKAEPALRPLLGLIERADAWDRVCVGSFSEARVLRAQRLGGPRLATSFGTRGVLNLRLRSWGLPGAVRRSAVAAQVPEAQSGVPVVDQRFVRAAHARGLHVHVWTVNEPRRVHRLLDLGVDGIMTDHIDMLRKVMEDRGVWV
- a CDS encoding amidohydrolase is translated as MSEQSAEPQTVLLRRGEVHSPGDPFATAMVVERGQVAWVGSEGAADAFADGVDEVVDLDGALVTPAFTDAHVHTTATGLALTGLDLSGAPSLEAALARIREFAAARPGDRVLLGHGWDAARWPGGRPPARAELDDATGGRPLYLSRIDVHSAVVTTALLDLVPGGVPREDVPLTGDAHHAVREAALAAVTPAQRAEAQRTALAHAASLGIGTVHECGGPQISSEDDFTALLALATAAPGPRVVGYWAEQDPAKARELGAAGAAGDLFADGALGSHTACLHEPYADAGHTGTVYLDADAVAAHVLGCTEAGLQAGFHAIGDAAVSAVVDGVRAAAEKAGLARIRAARHRVEHAEMLTPETIAGFAELGLIASVQPAFDALWGGEDGMYARRLGAERARTLNPYAALLRSGVPLAFGSDSPVTPLDPWGTVRAAAFHRTPEHRISVRAAFTAHTRGGWRAVGRDDAGVLVPGAPADYAVWRTDELIVQAPDDRVARWSTDPRSGTPGLPDLSPGRDLPVCLRTVVGGRTVFVRPGE
- the yczE gene encoding membrane protein YczE yields the protein MLYGASSALLVAAGLGLEPWNVLHQGLAELTGLSIGAVSIIVGAAVLLLWIPLRQRPGLGTVSNVFVVGLAMDGTLALVPDVRSLAVRVPLMLAGIALNGVATGLYIAASFGPGPRDGLMTGLHRRTGRSVRLMRTAVEVTVVVTGFVLGGTIGVGTLLYAVAIGPLVQRFLRVFAVPAAPAGRAVVATATP